A DNA window from Sporosarcina sp. ANT_H38 contains the following coding sequences:
- a CDS encoding YisL family protein produces MDVLSNTTHLHIFTWVVGIILFLVAASMDTESKGRKILHMIARLFYVLILISGALLFFKYSSIDGALYGVKFLLGFLTIGMMEMVLVRSAKNKSVKVVWILFFVFVLATMFLGFKLPIGIDWFA; encoded by the coding sequence TTGGACGTATTATCAAACACTACACATCTTCATATTTTCACTTGGGTTGTTGGAATTATCTTATTCCTCGTTGCTGCAAGTATGGACACAGAATCAAAAGGTAGAAAGATTCTTCATATGATTGCACGCCTATTCTACGTACTGATTCTAATTTCTGGCGCATTGCTATTCTTCAAATACTCATCGATTGACGGCGCGTTGTACGGCGTCAAATTCCTATTAGGCTTCTTGACAATAGGTATGATGGAAATGGTGCTCGTTCGTTCTGCGAAGAATAAGAGTGTCAAAGTAGTATGGATTCTGTTTTTCGTCTTCGTATTGGCGACGATGTTCCTTGGATTTAAGTTGCCAATCGGCATTGACTGGTTCGCTTAA
- a CDS encoding fumarylacetoacetate hydrolase family protein, giving the protein MKLLSFRYEGRTLFGPKVKKEDAVWDMLSIAEAFEDTDFPQTITEGIASGLDFVEKVRKLAEQAQADENSERFKFAFTTIEWLSPIPRTPKNILCVGKNYADHAAEMGADAPSEKMMIFTKSPTTIAADEQDISIHADITDSLDYEGELAVVISKGGRNIPKQLAYDHVFGYTIANDVTARDVQVAHGQFFLGKSLDGSCPMGPYIVTKNEIPNAHNLSIVTKVNDEVRQNGNTASMIFKIDELIAEISRYVTLEPGDVILTGTPAGVGKGMTPPTFLKKGDTVKVSIESIGTLVNKFV; this is encoded by the coding sequence ATGAAATTATTATCGTTCCGTTACGAGGGCAGGACGTTATTTGGACCTAAAGTGAAGAAGGAAGATGCAGTATGGGATATGTTATCTATTGCAGAAGCGTTTGAGGACACTGATTTTCCACAAACAATCACGGAAGGTATCGCATCTGGTCTAGATTTCGTTGAAAAGGTACGGAAGCTTGCTGAACAGGCACAAGCTGATGAAAATTCGGAGCGATTCAAATTTGCTTTCACCACTATTGAATGGCTTTCACCAATACCGAGAACGCCTAAAAATATCCTGTGTGTAGGGAAGAACTATGCAGATCATGCTGCGGAAATGGGTGCAGATGCACCGTCTGAAAAAATGATGATTTTCACGAAATCACCAACTACTATTGCGGCAGATGAACAAGACATTTCCATCCATGCCGATATAACGGATAGCCTTGATTATGAAGGGGAACTCGCGGTTGTTATTAGCAAGGGCGGACGTAATATCCCAAAACAATTGGCATATGATCATGTTTTCGGTTACACCATCGCAAATGATGTGACGGCACGTGACGTGCAAGTGGCACATGGCCAGTTCTTCTTGGGGAAAAGTCTGGATGGGTCGTGTCCAATGGGACCGTATATCGTGACGAAAAATGAAATACCGAATGCACATAATTTATCGATTGTCACAAAGGTGAACGATGAAGTGAGACAAAATGGCAATACAGCCTCGATGATCTTCAAAATCGACGAACTGATTGCTGAGATATCACGCTATGTGACGCTTGAACCTGGCGATGTCATTTTGACGGGTACTCCTGCGGGCGTTGGTAAAGGCATGACGCCACCGACGTTTTTGAAAAAGGGTGATACTGTAAAAGTGTCCATTGAAAGTATCGGAACTCTCGTAAATAAGTTTGTTTGA
- a CDS encoding DUF418 domain-containing protein → MKLTPTTLGNRIEALDALRGFALLGIFIANMLLFHSPYLYLDPYTWFSTPGDMAIFKWIDIFVEASFYPIFAILFGYGLNMQYEKSIANKMSFAPVMARRMGILLGFGLLHALFIWMGDILFTYALMGFMMIAFIRIPKKWMLPIAAFVYIVPSGIIYGFTYYLNKLSPDFMMEGYADIHQIERSLEAYAHGSYAEIFSFRFFEWLLYGLTGSLMGIFVVLPLIMIGAGLSKWKVIERSGELKVSIAVVTVVALAAGIWMKATPHTGGPSPDALILQAQFGGPVLAIGYIGLLLLLFQLPFFRTIFRPISKVGRMSLTTYITQSIVGTLIFYAYGFGMYGKVDLATGLGIAVGVFAIQVIFAELWLLKFRMGPLEWLWRKGTYGRKLPDKEEKDRPLS, encoded by the coding sequence TTGAAATTAACACCAACAACGCTTGGAAATCGTATTGAGGCGCTTGATGCGCTGCGCGGCTTTGCATTACTTGGGATATTCATCGCGAATATGCTATTATTCCATTCACCGTATTTATATTTGGACCCGTATACATGGTTCAGTACACCGGGCGATATGGCGATTTTTAAATGGATTGATATCTTCGTGGAAGCGAGTTTTTACCCGATTTTCGCTATTCTGTTCGGCTATGGATTAAATATGCAGTATGAAAAATCAATCGCAAATAAGATGTCATTTGCGCCAGTCATGGCACGTCGTATGGGCATTTTGCTCGGATTTGGCCTGCTTCATGCATTGTTCATCTGGATGGGTGACATTTTATTCACATACGCGCTAATGGGCTTTATGATGATTGCCTTTATTAGAATTCCAAAGAAGTGGATGCTACCGATTGCCGCCTTCGTATATATTGTACCTTCGGGCATCATTTATGGATTCACTTACTATCTGAATAAATTAAGTCCAGATTTCATGATGGAAGGCTATGCGGATATTCATCAGATTGAACGCTCGCTTGAAGCATATGCACATGGTAGTTATGCTGAAATCTTTAGCTTCCGCTTTTTTGAATGGCTGTTGTATGGATTGACGGGATCATTAATGGGCATCTTCGTCGTATTGCCGCTCATTATGATTGGGGCAGGGTTGTCTAAATGGAAAGTGATTGAGCGTTCTGGGGAATTAAAAGTGAGCATCGCAGTCGTGACTGTTGTTGCGCTTGCAGCGGGCATATGGATGAAAGCTACACCGCATACCGGTGGTCCTTCACCAGATGCACTTATATTACAAGCACAATTCGGCGGTCCTGTTTTAGCAATTGGCTATATAGGTTTGTTGCTCTTACTTTTCCAACTGCCGTTTTTCCGCACGATATTCCGCCCTATTTCAAAAGTAGGCAGGATGTCGTTGACGACGTATATTACGCAATCGATTGTGGGCACACTCATTTTTTACGCCTACGGTTTCGGCATGTATGGCAAAGTAGACTTGGCAACGGGACTAGGAATTGCAGTTGGTGTGTTCGCCATCCAAGTGATCTTTGCAGAACTTTGGCTGTTGAAATTCCGGATGGGCCCATTAGAATGGTTGTGGCGTAAAGGGACATATGGAAGAAAATTGCCGGATAAAGAGGAGAAAGATCGACCTTTGTCGTAG
- the addA gene encoding helicase-exonuclease AddAB subunit AddA encodes MHIPVKPEGLTFTDAQWKAIWATGKDILVSAAAGSGKTKVLITRMIEKVLDENNPIDVDELLVVTFTNASAAEMRHRMAEALEEAIAERPESVHLRRQLNLLNKAQISTLHSFCMNVVRQYAYLLDIDPGFRIADSTEAALLSDDTIGAVLEDAYSAENPEAMYRLADSFTSDRNDQSIETLIDRLYDYSRVHPVPEQWLRLIPMQYEIGDQASIDDLEFIGPLKMAIRHTLEEAAALTNDMRNIALMVDGPEPLAATAEADLMWINEAIRRITEGTWEETYAFFGSLKWAKAGTIRKDSCDEELAKRAKVLRDAVKKIINTLKESYFTRTPARLLDEIRLMAPTMHTLIDLVIEFGRRFEHVKIDRGIVDFSDLEHYALRILSNVQDGKLVPSDIAVDYKNRFSEVLVDEYQDVNMLQETIIQLVKRGGEADGNLFMVGDVKQSIYRFRLAEPMLFLGKYNRFTETDGHQGLKIDLNANFRSRKEVLDATNFIFSQVMGTRVGEIDYDDSAALKYGANYSEKAVTAGLTLLYEEEEDEQEIDDATELAGQSLKSSQAEARFMIKKIRDMIASGTEVTDAFSDKKRPLEYKDIVILMRSMTWSGEIAEEFKLAEIPIYAELKRGYFDALEVMIMLNTLRVIDNPYQDIPLASVLRAPFIGMTENELAQIRLAGKSESFFEALKRFVTTGGAGVATATQEKLQRFFIQFEDWRNLARRGSLSELIWHVYSDTHYYEMVGAMANGKQRQANLRALHDRAIDYEKTSFRGLFRFLRFVDRMRKRGDDLGAARSLTEKENVVRIMTIHSSKGLEFPFVFIAGAGRKFNKMDFNEPYLFDQHFGLAVKAIDPDNRITYTSLPFLAMKEKKELEMRAEEMRVLYVAMTRAKEHLEIIASVKDIEKSIVKWQDAQLIDTEMMLPEYTRSRANGYLDWIGPAVARHTAFAKFGSIPGGQSVMDPSVWQIDALPVSSLFTSMEEIEGEMKLPQDVVPIKEVDATMLLAVKRQFDATYPYLSSVTKRSKQTVSELKRLAILEQQAEENVVVSGNEDVSTAYLHNRPAFMQSRALSAAEVGTAMHTIMQHIDIRKESSVTDVDKLLTELTSRQLLTADEAIAVDANAVAKFFQTTIAKRLMNAEKVERELPFTYAFNDSDGDYQILQGIADCLFEEQDGWVLLDYKTDRVRGRYGSDEEVDAEMQVRYGIQLNLYKKAIEEIVKITIKEMVLYLFDGERTINIQGE; translated from the coding sequence ATGCACATACCCGTGAAACCTGAAGGACTGACATTTACTGACGCCCAGTGGAAAGCCATTTGGGCGACAGGGAAAGATATTCTCGTTTCCGCTGCCGCTGGTTCGGGAAAAACGAAAGTGTTAATCACGCGAATGATTGAAAAAGTATTGGATGAGAACAATCCGATTGATGTGGATGAACTGCTTGTAGTTACATTCACGAATGCATCTGCTGCAGAAATGCGACACCGAATGGCGGAAGCTCTGGAAGAAGCGATTGCTGAAAGGCCGGAATCTGTTCATTTGCGCAGGCAGTTGAATTTATTAAACAAAGCACAGATTTCTACATTGCACTCATTTTGTATGAACGTTGTACGACAATATGCTTATTTACTAGATATCGACCCCGGATTTCGGATTGCCGATAGTACGGAAGCCGCGTTGTTAAGTGACGATACAATTGGAGCTGTCCTTGAAGATGCCTATAGTGCAGAAAATCCAGAAGCAATGTATCGGTTGGCTGACAGTTTTACGTCGGATCGCAATGATCAGTCCATCGAAACACTGATTGATAGGTTGTACGATTATTCCCGCGTTCACCCAGTGCCGGAGCAGTGGCTTCGATTAATTCCGATGCAATATGAAATTGGTGACCAAGCGTCTATAGATGATCTTGAATTTATTGGACCACTGAAAATGGCTATACGTCATACGCTTGAAGAAGCGGCCGCGTTAACTAATGATATGAGAAACATCGCGTTAATGGTAGACGGACCGGAACCGCTTGCTGCCACAGCTGAAGCAGATTTGATGTGGATCAATGAAGCAATTCGGCGGATAACGGAAGGTACGTGGGAAGAGACGTATGCATTTTTTGGCTCTCTTAAATGGGCGAAAGCAGGGACGATCCGCAAAGATTCGTGTGATGAAGAGCTTGCAAAACGAGCAAAAGTGCTTCGTGATGCAGTGAAAAAAATTATTAACACGTTGAAAGAATCCTATTTCACGAGAACTCCAGCCCGTTTGCTAGATGAAATTCGGTTGATGGCGCCTACCATGCATACGCTAATTGACTTAGTTATCGAGTTCGGTCGGCGATTTGAACATGTGAAAATTGACCGGGGAATTGTCGATTTCTCTGATTTAGAGCATTATGCGTTAAGGATTTTATCGAATGTTCAAGATGGAAAATTGGTGCCATCTGATATCGCCGTTGACTACAAAAATCGGTTTTCAGAGGTTCTTGTCGATGAATATCAGGATGTCAATATGTTGCAAGAGACGATTATTCAGCTCGTCAAGCGAGGCGGAGAAGCGGACGGCAATCTGTTCATGGTTGGCGATGTGAAGCAGTCTATTTACCGCTTCCGTCTTGCTGAACCCATGCTGTTTCTGGGTAAATATAATCGATTTACGGAAACGGATGGCCATCAAGGCTTGAAAATTGATTTGAATGCCAATTTTAGAAGTCGAAAAGAAGTGCTAGATGCGACAAATTTCATCTTTTCACAAGTGATGGGCACGCGAGTCGGGGAAATCGATTACGATGATTCGGCGGCGTTGAAATATGGTGCGAATTATTCGGAAAAAGCTGTAACGGCTGGTTTGACGCTACTATATGAAGAAGAGGAAGATGAACAAGAAATCGATGATGCGACAGAACTAGCTGGACAAAGCTTGAAAAGTTCACAGGCGGAAGCGCGGTTCATGATTAAAAAAATCAGAGATATGATTGCATCTGGTACTGAAGTGACTGATGCGTTCAGCGATAAAAAGCGTCCGCTTGAATACAAGGATATCGTTATTTTAATGCGATCGATGACATGGTCAGGTGAAATTGCAGAGGAATTCAAATTAGCAGAAATTCCAATCTACGCTGAGCTAAAACGCGGTTATTTCGATGCGCTAGAAGTGATGATTATGCTGAATACATTACGTGTCATAGATAATCCCTATCAGGATATTCCGCTAGCTTCCGTCCTCCGTGCACCGTTTATCGGTATGACGGAAAATGAATTGGCACAAATCCGACTTGCCGGAAAAAGTGAGTCGTTCTTTGAAGCGTTGAAGCGATTCGTTACAACAGGCGGAGCAGGTGTTGCAACGGCAACGCAGGAAAAACTACAGCGATTTTTCATCCAGTTTGAGGACTGGCGTAACTTGGCAAGGCGCGGTTCGTTATCCGAACTAATTTGGCATGTGTATTCCGATACGCATTACTATGAAATGGTCGGTGCGATGGCGAATGGTAAACAGCGTCAGGCCAATCTTCGTGCGCTGCATGATCGTGCAATTGATTATGAAAAGACGTCGTTCCGTGGGCTGTTCCGTTTTCTACGTTTTGTTGATCGTATGCGGAAGCGGGGGGATGATTTAGGTGCGGCGCGTTCGCTTACTGAGAAGGAAAATGTCGTTCGTATTATGACTATCCATTCATCGAAAGGACTGGAGTTTCCTTTTGTCTTCATCGCAGGGGCGGGTCGGAAATTCAATAAGATGGATTTCAATGAACCGTATTTGTTCGATCAGCATTTTGGTCTGGCGGTGAAAGCAATTGATCCGGATAACCGAATTACGTATACTTCTTTGCCATTTCTTGCTATGAAAGAAAAGAAAGAGCTTGAAATGCGTGCAGAAGAAATGCGTGTATTATATGTCGCGATGACACGAGCGAAAGAACATCTTGAGATTATTGCTTCCGTAAAAGATATTGAAAAGTCGATTGTGAAATGGCAAGACGCTCAGCTTATTGACACTGAAATGATGCTGCCGGAGTATACGAGATCACGTGCAAACGGTTATTTAGACTGGATTGGTCCCGCAGTTGCGAGACACACCGCATTTGCGAAGTTTGGTAGTATCCCGGGTGGTCAATCCGTGATGGATCCTTCTGTCTGGCAGATTGATGCGCTTCCTGTTTCGTCATTATTTACGAGTATGGAAGAGATAGAGGGAGAAATGAAGTTACCACAAGATGTCGTTCCGATTAAAGAGGTGGACGCAACGATGTTACTGGCAGTAAAACGCCAGTTTGATGCAACATATCCGTATCTATCATCGGTGACGAAACGCTCCAAGCAGACGGTCAGTGAGTTGAAACGACTGGCGATTCTAGAACAGCAGGCGGAAGAAAATGTTGTTGTGTCTGGAAATGAGGACGTAAGTACGGCATATCTTCATAATCGGCCGGCCTTCATGCAGTCGCGGGCACTGTCTGCCGCTGAAGTCGGGACGGCGATGCATACGATTATGCAGCATATCGATATTCGGAAAGAAAGTAGTGTGACGGATGTTGATAAACTCTTAACAGAATTGACAAGCCGTCAGTTGCTTACTGCAGATGAAGCCATTGCGGTCGATGCTAATGCAGTTGCAAAGTTTTTCCAAACGACGATTGCGAAGCGACTTATGAATGCTGAGAAAGTCGAGCGAGAGTTGCCGTTTACGTACGCTTTTAATGATAGCGACGGGGATTATCAAATTTTACAAGGGATTGCCGATTGTTTATTCGAAGAGCAAGATGGCTGGGTACTGCTGGATTATAAAACTGACCGAGTTCGTGGACGCTATGGCTCCGATGAAGAAGTCGACGCAGAAATGCAGGTCCGGTATGGAATTCAATTGAATTTGTACAAGAAGGCGATTGAAGAAATTGTGAAAATCACTATTAAAGAGATGGTCCTTTATTTATTTGACGGAGAGAGGACTATAAATATTCAGGGGGAATAA
- the addB gene encoding helicase-exonuclease AddAB subunit AddB, producing the protein MSLRFITGRSGAGKTTFIEREIATELERNPMGAPVIVIVPDQMSFSMEHSLSVNFGLKGIIRAQVLTFKRLAWRILQETGGITRKEVDGFGYRMLVRSVLEDNRDEFKLFRQAASKRGFTEQIGDLLKEFSRYCLDHQTMSDLHDTLASTGAPRTLLDKAEDLTLLLTKIEEKLGTTYVDSEGHLALLASQITHSDLLKGADIYIDGFENFTTREYEIVTELMKYANRLTVVLPMEGALTGFADHELFFNPVRTSLKLRELARAESVEVEDDIYLADALRYQNGDLKHFEAEFDHFPAKQQQSEGNVVLIEAVNRRAEIHSVARTIRELMISGKRYKDISILYRQPEKYDELIETIFPHYDIPVFISQKKPMLHHPLIEFSRSVLEAVTTGWSYESVFRAVKTDLFFPHRETKLLWRDRADRLENYILAHGIYGQRWFDDSRWRVKKYRGLEMYTDVQTDEERAMEQELHLIRDEIRDPLADFEKRLKRSKTGRDVAEALFLFMEKLNVYDKIIDLRAEEERAGRLLGATEHEQAWNGWINVLDQFVLMFGDKNMDSVEAARILDEGFDSLEFARIPPSLDQVTVSTVEVSSLMDIDAVFVLGVNDGVMPKRVDTEGILSDADREWFSEIGFELAPTSKMKLMDETFMAYRAFTASREKLYVSYPVADEEGKALIPSLYITRIAQMLPGTETKSAVTDPSELPLGANQFEYISHPRSALPYVSMKLKEAEQSGVLEHEWRAVMAYYDEDPFWSSVIKHIIRPMNAKNGAERLRSEITEGLYGESFVSSVSRIESYYSCPFQHYASFGLGLRERTEFTLEAPAIGDLFHAALKWVSDETMRLGKSWAELTREECWKLARAAVEDISPYFFNRILLSTNRYVYIKRKLMHIIQRTIFSLSTQAKATVFKPVAIEAGFGPGEELPALEIPLRRGDLMRLRGRIDRVDATEIGGKNYVRVVDYKSSAKSLDLTEVYYGLSLQMMTYLDVALENAAEWLGMNADPAGLLYMHIHNPMIRSGSELTPTLLEAEIAKSYKMRGYLLDNQEVVIGMDADIGRSSSIVPASIKTDGTFAKTSKVLSSDDLQMMRSFVRTRHQKAGDAMLAGDTRVYPYKLKNKMPCEFCSYRSVCQYDPTDPSAEHRTYAEMDPELSLDKMRKEVADDAHTRET; encoded by the coding sequence ATGTCACTGCGTTTCATAACTGGTAGATCGGGCGCCGGTAAAACGACGTTCATTGAGCGGGAAATAGCTACTGAACTGGAACGAAATCCGATGGGAGCGCCTGTTATTGTCATTGTACCTGACCAAATGTCGTTCTCGATGGAGCATAGTTTGTCCGTTAACTTTGGCTTAAAAGGGATTATCCGCGCACAAGTGTTGACATTCAAACGATTGGCATGGCGTATTCTGCAAGAAACGGGCGGTATCACGCGCAAAGAAGTAGATGGTTTCGGTTACAGGATGCTTGTACGAAGCGTCTTGGAAGACAATCGGGACGAGTTCAAATTGTTTCGCCAAGCAGCGAGTAAACGGGGATTCACGGAACAAATCGGGGATTTACTGAAGGAATTTAGCCGTTACTGCCTCGATCACCAAACGATGAGCGATCTTCACGATACGCTTGCCTCAACAGGTGCACCGCGTACATTGCTAGACAAAGCGGAAGACCTAACATTGTTGCTGACAAAAATCGAAGAAAAACTGGGCACGACCTATGTCGATAGTGAAGGACATCTGGCTCTGCTCGCCTCACAAATTACCCACTCAGACCTGCTAAAAGGCGCTGATATCTATATCGATGGTTTCGAAAATTTCACCACGAGGGAATATGAAATCGTAACGGAACTGATGAAATACGCCAATCGACTGACAGTTGTGTTGCCGATGGAAGGTGCTCTCACGGGCTTTGCGGATCATGAATTATTTTTCAACCCTGTACGGACTTCTCTCAAATTGCGTGAACTGGCGCGTGCTGAATCCGTCGAAGTTGAGGATGATATCTATTTGGCGGATGCGCTACGTTATCAAAATGGGGACTTAAAACATTTTGAGGCGGAATTCGACCACTTTCCTGCGAAACAACAACAGTCAGAAGGCAATGTTGTTTTGATTGAAGCGGTGAATCGTCGTGCGGAAATCCACTCAGTAGCGCGAACAATCCGTGAGTTAATGATTTCAGGAAAGCGTTACAAAGACATATCAATTTTGTACAGGCAGCCTGAAAAGTATGATGAACTGATTGAAACGATTTTCCCGCATTATGATATTCCAGTGTTCATCAGTCAGAAAAAACCAATGTTGCATCATCCGCTTATCGAGTTTTCACGTTCTGTGTTAGAAGCGGTGACGACAGGCTGGTCGTATGAATCGGTATTTCGTGCCGTCAAAACGGACCTCTTTTTCCCGCACCGAGAAACGAAGTTGTTATGGCGTGATCGAGCGGATAGACTCGAAAACTATATTCTTGCACATGGGATTTACGGACAGCGCTGGTTCGATGACAGCCGCTGGCGCGTGAAGAAGTATCGCGGGCTTGAAATGTATACAGATGTGCAAACCGACGAAGAACGTGCGATGGAGCAGGAGCTGCATTTGATTCGTGATGAAATTCGGGATCCGCTTGCTGATTTTGAAAAACGTCTGAAACGTTCTAAAACTGGACGTGATGTTGCAGAAGCCCTGTTTTTGTTCATGGAAAAACTAAATGTTTACGATAAAATCATTGATCTGCGTGCGGAAGAAGAGCGTGCAGGACGACTGCTTGGCGCAACAGAACATGAACAAGCATGGAATGGTTGGATCAATGTATTGGATCAGTTTGTCCTCATGTTTGGTGATAAAAACATGGATTCTGTAGAAGCGGCACGAATTTTGGATGAAGGATTTGACTCGCTCGAATTTGCTCGTATTCCGCCGTCGCTCGATCAAGTGACAGTGTCGACTGTCGAAGTTTCAAGTTTAATGGATATTGACGCTGTGTTTGTTCTCGGAGTAAACGATGGCGTCATGCCAAAACGGGTCGACACTGAAGGCATTTTGTCGGATGCGGACCGGGAGTGGTTTTCGGAAATAGGTTTCGAACTGGCACCCACGTCGAAGATGAAATTGATGGATGAAACGTTTATGGCATATCGTGCATTCACGGCATCGCGTGAAAAGTTATATGTATCATATCCAGTTGCAGACGAGGAAGGGAAAGCCCTTATTCCATCGCTGTACATTACGAGAATTGCGCAGATGCTGCCTGGAACTGAAACGAAAAGCGCAGTAACGGATCCGTCTGAATTGCCACTGGGAGCGAATCAGTTCGAGTACATCAGCCATCCGCGTTCTGCACTTCCTTATGTTTCGATGAAGTTGAAAGAGGCGGAACAGTCGGGGGTACTGGAGCATGAATGGCGGGCGGTAATGGCGTATTATGACGAGGATCCATTTTGGTCTTCTGTCATAAAACATATCATTCGCCCGATGAATGCCAAGAATGGTGCTGAGCGGCTGCGTTCAGAGATAACGGAAGGGTTGTACGGGGAATCATTTGTTTCAAGTGTGTCACGGATTGAGTCCTACTACAGTTGCCCTTTCCAGCATTATGCGTCATTTGGACTTGGCTTGCGCGAACGGACGGAATTTACACTGGAAGCCCCGGCAATCGGAGATTTGTTCCACGCGGCTCTCAAATGGGTGTCAGATGAAACGATGCGTCTCGGGAAATCGTGGGCAGAACTGACACGTGAAGAATGTTGGAAGCTTGCAAGAGCAGCAGTGGAAGATATTTCGCCTTACTTCTTTAATCGGATTTTATTGTCAACGAATCGTTATGTATATATTAAACGTAAGCTGATGCACATTATTCAACGGACGATCTTTTCACTTAGTACGCAGGCGAAAGCGACAGTATTCAAACCTGTTGCCATTGAAGCAGGATTTGGACCAGGGGAAGAACTGCCGGCATTGGAAATTCCGCTGCGTCGCGGTGATCTAATGAGACTTCGTGGAAGGATTGACCGTGTCGATGCGACTGAAATTGGCGGTAAAAACTATGTCCGCGTTGTTGACTATAAATCATCTGCAAAAAGCCTTGATTTAACAGAAGTGTATTACGGGCTGTCTCTGCAAATGATGACGTATCTTGATGTTGCGCTGGAAAACGCAGCCGAGTGGCTAGGCATGAACGCGGATCCTGCGGGCCTTTTGTATATGCATATTCATAACCCGATGATTCGTTCAGGTTCTGAATTAACACCGACTCTTCTGGAAGCTGAAATAGCGAAATCCTACAAGATGAGGGGCTATTTGCTTGATAATCAGGAAGTTGTGATCGGCATGGATGCTGATATTGGCAGGTCATCTTCAATCGTGCCAGCCTCGATTAAAACGGACGGCACATTTGCAAAAACGTCGAAAGTGCTATCATCCGATGATTTGCAGATGATGCGGTCGTTTGTCAGAACACGTCATCAAAAAGCCGGAGATGCAATGCTTGCGGGTGATACTCGTGTTTATCCATACAAATTAAAAAATAAAATGCCGTGCGAATTTTGTTCGTATCGATCTGTTTGTCAGTATGATCCAACAGATCCATCAGCAGAACATCGGACTTATGCTGAAATGGACCCAGAATTGTCTCTCGATAAAATGCGTAAGGAGGTGGCGGATGATGCACATACCCGTGAAACCTGA